The following coding sequences are from one Ananas comosus cultivar F153 unplaced genomic scaffold, ASM154086v1, whole genome shotgun sequence window:
- the LOC109706049 gene encoding uncharacterized protein LOC109706049 produces the protein QTLSSLLAQSPPSPSSPHESPSSSSAIAESLIAELFAIVSAIKASYAELQLAQNPFDPASIHSADLAIVAELRRASDLKYSYLADPDPDPNPNPNPSPLLSLLREQRNLLRTYEVTSKQLESDLDSLDSRLRALRSDLSDLAHANRALESRLRGQPRSLAGLHLSGLDPTHLLAALRGAVSAVKSFVRLMARRMERAAPPWDLDAAARSAHPAAAAALRHPRHRSFAFVSYVCHRMFSDFHHRDFNLKPLAERRAWDRRRFFREFSHVRSATARQVLDGGLVGSPGFDQFRRAKYASVVGPKMEAALFSSSAAAAAAGGSPETEWAVGFAEVAIRVWALHCLFYSFGEEMGPAIFQVRRGSRFSHVYMENVERDHGPVGVGIGGPGGGPATVAFTVVPGFRVGKTIIQCRVYLESCEGERTVVIS, from the coding sequence caaaccctctcctctctcctcgcCCAAtcccctccctctccttcctcccCCCACGaatccccttcctcctcctccgccattgCTGAGTCCCTCATCGCTGAGCTCTTCGCCATCGTCTCCGCCATTAAAGCCTCCTACGCCGAGCTCCAGCTCGCCCAGAACCCCTTCGACCCCGCCTCCATCCACTCCGCCGACCTCGCCATCGTCGCCGAGCTCCGCCGGGCCTCCGACCTCAAATACTCCTACCTCGccgaccccgaccccgaccccaaccccaaccctaaccctagccctctcctctccctcctccgcgAGCAACGCAACCTCCTCCGAACCTACGAGGTCACCTCCAAGCAGCTCGAATCCGACCTCGACTCCCTCGACTCCCGCCTCCGCGCCCTCCGCTCCGACCTCTCCGACCTCGCCCACGCCAACCGCGCCCTCGAGTCGCGCCTCCGCGGGCAACCCCGCTCGCTCGCCGGCCTCCACCTCTCCGGCCTCGACCCGACCCACCTCCTCGCCGCGCTCCGCGGCGCCGTGAGCGCCGTCAAGTCCTTCGTCCGCCTCATGGCGCGGCGCATGGAGCGCGCCGCGCCGCCCTGGGACCTCGACGCCGCCGCGCGCTCCGCgcaccccgccgccgccgccgcgctccggCACCCCCGCCACCGCTCCTTCGCCTTCGTCTCCTACGTGTGCCACAGGATGTTCTCCGACTTCCACCACAGGGACTTCAACCTGAAGCCCCTCGCCGAGCGCCGCGCCTGGGATCGCCGGAGGTTCTTCCGCGAGTTCTCCCACGTCCGATCCGCGACCGCGCGCCAGGTGCTCGACGGAGGGCTCGTCGGCTCGCCAGGGTTCGACCAGTTTCGCCGGGCCAAGTACGCCAGCGTGGTCGGGCCGAAGATGGAGGCAgcgctcttctcctcctccgccgccgccgccgccgccggaggatCGCCGGAGACGGAGTGGGCGGTGGGGTTCGCGGAGGTGGCGATTAGGGTTTGGGCGCTGCATTGCCTCTTCTACTCGTTCGGGGAGGAGATGGGGCCCGCGATATTCCAGGTGCGGAGGGGGTCGCGGTTCTCGCACGTGTACATGGAGAACGTGGAGAGGGATCATGGGCCCGTTGGAGTTGGAATTGGTGGGCCCGGTGGTGGGCCCGCCACGGTGGCGTTCACGGTGGTGCCCGGGTTCAGGGTGGGGAAGACGATCATACAGTGCCGGGTGTATCTGGAGAGCTGCGAGGGGGAACGGACGGTCGTGATTTCGTGA
- the LOC109706048 gene encoding transcription repressor OFP7-like has translation MRWGKKQQKQQREREREEKRTSLFAHLFPFGWISKLRSGNKPNRTGVEPNLGPVARPPPSPPPPSPPPPQRWRRHHASDHLSFSPDVLDRLVAPRRRSVGDDDGDPRHSLRAAPSSRLRAAPGHRSLGGELDIDLAEPRVALGHLIPFSTSASRRRRRPPPQQPQPQPQPPEAAAETDRSESDPALVRLRERRRRRRQQRTRRRPIDGASERTSEARRSFSGKIRTRPRIRVCSPRPSRSEVGRIRAPEEEEREREKGRGLERFAVVKCSRDPQRDFRESMVEMIWEKGIERPEELERLLACYLTLNADEHHDVIVKVFRQVWFELNPDRFRSGRSARARARPKPL, from the coding sequence ATGAGATGGGGGAagaagcagcagaagcagcagcgagagagagagagagaggagaagagaaccTCTTTGTTCGCCCATTTATTCCCCTTTGGATGGATCTCCAAGCTCCGGTCCGGTAACAAGCCCAACCGAACCGGGGTTGAACCCAACCTTGGACCGGTCGCGCgccctcctccttctccgcctccgccgtcgccgccgccgccgcagcgctGGCGGCGCCACCACGCCTCCGACCACCTCTCCTTCTCCCCCGACGTCCTCGACCGCTTGGTCGCCCCCCGCCGCCGCTCCGTcggggacgacgacggcgacccGCGCCACAGCCTCCGCGCGGCGCCGAGCAGCCGCCTCCGCGCGGCGCCGGGGCACCGCTCGCTCGGCGGCGAGCTCGATATCGACCTCGCCGAGCCGCGGGTGGCGCTCGGCCACCTCATCCCCTTCTCCACCTCCgcctcgcggcggcggcgccgccctccgccgcagcagccgcagccgcagccgcagccgccggaggcggcggcggagaccGACCGGTCGGAGAGCGACCCGGCGCTGGTCCGCCTCCGcgagcgacggcggcggcgacggcagcaGCGGACGCGGCGGAGGCCGATCGACGGCGCCTCCGAGCGCACGTCGGAGGCGCGGAGATCCTTCAGCGGGAAGATCCGGACGCGGCCGCGGATTAGGGTTTGCTCGCCGCGGCCTTCGAGGTCGGAGGTGGGGCGAATTAGGGctccggaggaggaggagcgggagCGGGAGAAGGGGAGGGGTTTGGAGCGTTTCGCGGTGGTGAAGTGCTCGAGGGATCCGCAGAGGGACTTCAGGGAATCGATGGTGGAGATGATCTGGGAGAAGGGGATCGAACGGCCCGAGGAGCTCGAGCGGTTGCTCGCGTGCTACCTCACGCTGAACGCCGACGAGCACCACGACGTGATCGTCAAGGTGTTCCGCCAGGTCTGGTTCGAGCTCAACCCGGACCGGTTCCGGTCCGGAAGGAGCGCTCGCGCTCGCGCCCGGCCCAAACCGCTTTGA